From a region of the Mercurialis annua linkage group LG1-X, ddMerAnnu1.2, whole genome shotgun sequence genome:
- the LOC126676814 gene encoding uncharacterized protein LOC126676814 isoform X2 has product MKTKALAVRRPDKPYRPSSSTTTSTVRALPPPITDHNLNALGEDSQKIMDVEISSDSDGGENIMDGGSSDVDLIYTCLKCRNGGNLLNCCGDGCAVCLHGSCIPCGPSYDENGKFYCPHCWYRTHRATVDEWKKKALTAKDYLVKFIDFNPVYVEKLNDGKGHGGDSKVVPVMEGENECSEHLDRTDVDGDVGKKIGEVKKDHRNDKNLKISDDDRSRELTEHKTISGTYEFEDLDDEVMEQEGQDNEQVADEVRILGGEEKALADGHQAEEDTIHDGPLHGLVGELESKSLNVSRGNQVREDNEEGMHADAPAANNMTAAVKQETNNNEIRQNKSPVHSQCTSAKDDRDRMEESISLQKSRQLKDSDKMLMFVPSPKRKRMKWTPEEEDMLKVR; this is encoded by the exons ATGAAAACTAAAGCACTCGCCGTGCGTCGCCCCGATAAACCTTACCGGCCGTCGTCGTCAACCACCACCTCCACCGTAAGGGCTCTTCCTCCTCCCATTACG GATCATAATCTTAATGCATTAGGAGAAGATAGTCAGAAAATTATGGATGTAGAAATATCAAGTGACAGTGACGGTGGAGAAAATATTATGGATGGTGGTTCTAGTGATGTTGATCTTATATACACGTGTTTAAAATGCCGTAACGGCGGAAATTTGCTTAATTGCTGTGGCGATGGCTGTGCTGTTTGTCTTCATGGTAGTTGTATTCCCTGCGGCCCTAGCTACGATGAAAATGGAAAGTTTTATTGCCCTCATTGTTGGTATAGAACTCATCGAGCTACGGTCGATGAGTGGAAGAAGAAGGCTTTGACTGCTAAGGATTATTTGGTCAAGTTTATAGATTTTAACCCTGTTTATGTAGAGAAGCTAAATGATGGGAAAGGGCATGGGGGTGATTCAAAAGTTGTACCAGTTATGGAGGGGGAAAATGAATGCTCTGAGCATTTGGACAGGACTGATGTTGATGGTGATGTGGGGAAAAAGATCGGGGAAGTGAAGAAAGACCATCGAAATGATAAGAATTTGAAGATATCTGATGATGATCGAAGTAGAGAATTAACTGAACATAAAACAATATCTGGAACTTATGAGTTTGAAGATTTAGATGATGAAGTGATGGAGCAAGAAGGCCAGGATAATGAACAAGTTGCTGATGAAGTTAGGATTCTTGGAGGAGAAGAAAAAGCACTTGCAGATGGCCACCAGGCAGAAGAAGATACCATTCATGATGGTCCACTTCATGGATTAGTAGGAGAGTTAGAATCTAAATCTTTAAACGTATCTAGAGGAAACCAGGTGAGGGAGGATAATGAAGAAGGAATGCATGCGGATGCACCTGCAGCCAATAATATGACTGCTGCAGTGAAGCAGGAAACTAACAACAATGAAATTCGACAAAATAAATCACCAGTTCATTCACAATGCACCTCGGCAAAAGATGATAGGgaccggatggaggaatcaatTTCATTGCAGAAGTCTAGACAGTTGAAAGATTCTGATAAGATGCT TATGTTTGTACCATCTCCAAAGCGTAAAAGAATGAAATGGACACCAGAAGAGGAAGACATGCTAAAGGTCAGATGA
- the LOC126659496 gene encoding vacuolar protein sorting-associated protein 35B-like isoform X2 has product MILDSLEDEDKWLAEGIASIQHNAFYMHRALDSNNLRDVLKYSAQMLSELRTSKLSPHKYYQLYMRAFDELRMLEIFFKDESRHGVSVVDLYELVQHAGNILPRLYLLCTVGSVYIKSKEAPANDVLKDLVEMCHGVQNPIRGLFLRSYLAQVSRDKLPDIGSEYQGDAGTVMDAVEFVLQNFTEMNKLWVRLQYQGPGRAREKQEKERSELCDLVGKNLHVLSQIEGVDLEIYRDTVLPRVLEQVINCKDELAQYYLMDCIIQVFPDEYHLQTLDTLLGACPQLQPTVDVKTVLSRLMERLSTYAASSEDVIFEFLQVEAFAKLSSAIGKVIEAQTDMPIVGAITLYLSLLTFTLHVHPDRLDYVDLVLGACVKKLHGKPKIEESRATKQIVAILSAPLDKYNDVVTALTLSNYPLVMDRIDTETNKLMAMVIIQSIMKNNTCISSADKVEVLFEMLKGLVKDLDETTGDKLDEEDFAEEQSSVARLIHMLFNNDLEEMLKIIHIVRKHIMAGGPKRLPFTIPSLVYSALRLVRQLPDQDADVVGEELCPTPGKIFQLLNQTIEDLSSVPSPELALRLYLQCAEAANDCGLEPAAYDFFTRAFVLYEEEIADSKAQLTAIHLIIGTLQRMNVFGVENRDTLTHKATGFSAKLLKKPDQCRAVYACSHLFWADDHDGIKDGERVLLCLKRALRIANAAQQMANVTRGTYTILRKETCRLLVLQFRVWWN; this is encoded by the exons ATGATCTTAGACAGTTTAGAAGACGAGGACAAATGGCTTGCAGAAGGAATTGCTTCCATCCAACACAACGCCTTCTACATGCATCGCGCTTTG GATTCAAATAATCTCAGAGATGTTCTCAAGTACTCGGCTCAGATGCTATCGGAGCTTCGAACTTCGAAGCTTTCTCCTCACAAATACTACCAACTCT ATATGAGAGCGTTCGATGAGTTGAGGATGCTAGAGATATTTTTCAAAGACGAGAGCAGACACGGTGTTTCTGTGGTTGATTTATATGAGCTAGTGCAGCATGCTGGAAATATTTTGCCTAGACT GTATCTGCTATGTACAGTAGGATCAGTGTACATAAAATCAAAGGAGGCACCGGCAAATGATGTGCTTAAGGATCTTGTGGAAATGTGTCACGGTGTTCAAAATCCCATTCGTGGACTATTTCTTAGAAGTTACCTTGCTCAAGTTAGCAGAGATAAATTGCCTGATATTGGTTCCGAGTATCAAGG AGATGCTGGCACGGTCATGGATGCTGTAGAATTCGTGCTGCAAAACTTCACTGAGATGAATAAGCTTTGGGTTCGATTGCAGTATCAG GGACCTGGTCGGGCAAGAGAGAAGCAGGAGAAGGAAAGAAGCGAGCTCTGCGATCTT GTAGGGAAGAATCTTCATGTTCTTAGTCAAATAGAAGGTGTGGACCTTGAAATCTACAGAGACACTGTCCTTCCCAGAGTTTTAGAGCAA GTTATCAACTGTAAAGATGAGCTTGCGCAATATTATTTAATGGATTGCATAATTCAGGTTTTTCCAGATGAGTATCACTTGCAGACCCTTGACACATTATTGGGAGCTTGTCCTCAACTTCAG CCGACAGTTGATGTCAAGACGGTGCTTTCAAGATTGATGGAGAGATTGTCCACTTATGCTGCTTCAAGTGAAGAC GTTATATTCGAGTTCCTGCAAGTAGAAGCTTTCGCAAAATTGAGTAGCGCCATAGGGAAG GTAATAGAGGCACAGACGGACATGCCGATTGTTGGAGCCATTACTTTGTACTTATCCCTTCTCACTTTTACACTCCATGTACATCCTGATCGGCTGGATTATGTGGATCTAGTGCTG GGAGCATGTGTAAAGAAGCTTCATGGCAAGCCAAAGATTGAAGAAAGCAGAGCAACAAAACAGATAGTTGCAATTCTGAGTGCTCCATTAGACAAATACAATGATGTTGTCACTGCCTTAACACTTTCGAACTATCCTCTAGTCATGGACCGCATTGATACTGAAACTAACAAACTCATGGCAATGGTTATCATTCAAAGCATCATGAAAAATAACACATGCATTTCTAGTGCTGATAAG GTTGAGGTGTTGTTTGAAATGTTAAAAGGCCTCGTTAAGGATTTGGATGAAACTACTGGAGACAAG CTTGATGAAGAGGATTTTGCGGAGGAACAAAGTTCTGTTGCTCGCCTAATACACATGCTCTTTAATAACGATTTAGAAGAAATGTTAAAG ATTATACATATTGTGAGAAAGCATATAATGGCTGGAGGACCAAAACGTTTACCTTTCACAATTCCTTCACTTGTATACTCTGCACTGAGG CTTGTCAGGCAGTTGCCAGATCAGGATGCTGATGTAGTGGGAGAAGAGCTGTGCCCGACGCCTGGGAAAATTTTTCAACTCCTGAATCAG ACTATCGAGGATCTTTCATCTGTTCCATCACCTGAGCTTGCGCTAAGATTGTATTTACAATGTGCTGAG GCTGCAAATGACTGTGGTCTCGAGCCAGCTGCATATGATTTTTTCACTCGGGCATTTGTGTTATATGAAGAAGAAATTGCA GACTCCAAAGCGCAGCTGACTGCAATACATTTAATTATCGGTACTCTTCAGAGGATGAATGTATTTGGTGTTGAGAACAGGGATACATTAACACACAAGGCCACTGGA TTCTCTGCAAAACTTCTGAAAAAACCTGATCAATGCAGAGCAGTTTATGCCTGTTCGCATCTATTTTGGGCTGATGATCATGATGGCATCAAAGATGGAGAAAG GGTCCTGCTCTGCCTAAAGCGTGCCTTGAGGATTGCAAATGCTGCTCAGCAGATGGCTAATGTTACAAGAG GTACATATACTATTTTGAGAAAGGAAACCTGCAGGTTACTAGTGCTGCAATTCAGAGTTTGGTGGAATTAA
- the LOC126659496 gene encoding vacuolar protein sorting-associated protein 35B-like isoform X1 — protein MILDSLEDEDKWLAEGIASIQHNAFYMHRALDSNNLRDVLKYSAQMLSELRTSKLSPHKYYQLYMRAFDELRMLEIFFKDESRHGVSVVDLYELVQHAGNILPRLYLLCTVGSVYIKSKEAPANDVLKDLVEMCHGVQNPIRGLFLRSYLAQVSRDKLPDIGSEYQGDAGTVMDAVEFVLQNFTEMNKLWVRLQYQGPGRAREKQEKERSELCDLVGKNLHVLSQIEGVDLEIYRDTVLPRVLEQVINCKDELAQYYLMDCIIQVFPDEYHLQTLDTLLGACPQLQPTVDVKTVLSRLMERLSTYAASSEDVIFEFLQVEAFAKLSSAIGKVIEAQTDMPIVGAITLYLSLLTFTLHVHPDRLDYVDLVLGACVKKLHGKPKIEESRATKQIVAILSAPLDKYNDVVTALTLSNYPLVMDRIDTETNKLMAMVIIQSIMKNNTCISSADKVEVLFEMLKGLVKDLDETTGDKLDEEDFAEEQSSVARLIHMLFNNDLEEMLKIIHIVRKHIMAGGPKRLPFTIPSLVYSALRLVRQLPDQDADVVGEELCPTPGKIFQLLNQTIEDLSSVPSPELALRLYLQCAEAANDCGLEPAAYDFFTRAFVLYEEEIADSKAQLTAIHLIIGTLQRMNVFGVENRDTLTHKATGFSAKLLKKPDQCRAVYACSHLFWADDHDGIKDGERVLLCLKRALRIANAAQQMANVTRGSNGPVILFVEILNKYIYYFEKGNLQVTSAAIQSLVELINTEMESDSATPDSAATAFFASTVRYIQFQKQKGGLMGEKYESIKV, from the exons ATGATCTTAGACAGTTTAGAAGACGAGGACAAATGGCTTGCAGAAGGAATTGCTTCCATCCAACACAACGCCTTCTACATGCATCGCGCTTTG GATTCAAATAATCTCAGAGATGTTCTCAAGTACTCGGCTCAGATGCTATCGGAGCTTCGAACTTCGAAGCTTTCTCCTCACAAATACTACCAACTCT ATATGAGAGCGTTCGATGAGTTGAGGATGCTAGAGATATTTTTCAAAGACGAGAGCAGACACGGTGTTTCTGTGGTTGATTTATATGAGCTAGTGCAGCATGCTGGAAATATTTTGCCTAGACT GTATCTGCTATGTACAGTAGGATCAGTGTACATAAAATCAAAGGAGGCACCGGCAAATGATGTGCTTAAGGATCTTGTGGAAATGTGTCACGGTGTTCAAAATCCCATTCGTGGACTATTTCTTAGAAGTTACCTTGCTCAAGTTAGCAGAGATAAATTGCCTGATATTGGTTCCGAGTATCAAGG AGATGCTGGCACGGTCATGGATGCTGTAGAATTCGTGCTGCAAAACTTCACTGAGATGAATAAGCTTTGGGTTCGATTGCAGTATCAG GGACCTGGTCGGGCAAGAGAGAAGCAGGAGAAGGAAAGAAGCGAGCTCTGCGATCTT GTAGGGAAGAATCTTCATGTTCTTAGTCAAATAGAAGGTGTGGACCTTGAAATCTACAGAGACACTGTCCTTCCCAGAGTTTTAGAGCAA GTTATCAACTGTAAAGATGAGCTTGCGCAATATTATTTAATGGATTGCATAATTCAGGTTTTTCCAGATGAGTATCACTTGCAGACCCTTGACACATTATTGGGAGCTTGTCCTCAACTTCAG CCGACAGTTGATGTCAAGACGGTGCTTTCAAGATTGATGGAGAGATTGTCCACTTATGCTGCTTCAAGTGAAGAC GTTATATTCGAGTTCCTGCAAGTAGAAGCTTTCGCAAAATTGAGTAGCGCCATAGGGAAG GTAATAGAGGCACAGACGGACATGCCGATTGTTGGAGCCATTACTTTGTACTTATCCCTTCTCACTTTTACACTCCATGTACATCCTGATCGGCTGGATTATGTGGATCTAGTGCTG GGAGCATGTGTAAAGAAGCTTCATGGCAAGCCAAAGATTGAAGAAAGCAGAGCAACAAAACAGATAGTTGCAATTCTGAGTGCTCCATTAGACAAATACAATGATGTTGTCACTGCCTTAACACTTTCGAACTATCCTCTAGTCATGGACCGCATTGATACTGAAACTAACAAACTCATGGCAATGGTTATCATTCAAAGCATCATGAAAAATAACACATGCATTTCTAGTGCTGATAAG GTTGAGGTGTTGTTTGAAATGTTAAAAGGCCTCGTTAAGGATTTGGATGAAACTACTGGAGACAAG CTTGATGAAGAGGATTTTGCGGAGGAACAAAGTTCTGTTGCTCGCCTAATACACATGCTCTTTAATAACGATTTAGAAGAAATGTTAAAG ATTATACATATTGTGAGAAAGCATATAATGGCTGGAGGACCAAAACGTTTACCTTTCACAATTCCTTCACTTGTATACTCTGCACTGAGG CTTGTCAGGCAGTTGCCAGATCAGGATGCTGATGTAGTGGGAGAAGAGCTGTGCCCGACGCCTGGGAAAATTTTTCAACTCCTGAATCAG ACTATCGAGGATCTTTCATCTGTTCCATCACCTGAGCTTGCGCTAAGATTGTATTTACAATGTGCTGAG GCTGCAAATGACTGTGGTCTCGAGCCAGCTGCATATGATTTTTTCACTCGGGCATTTGTGTTATATGAAGAAGAAATTGCA GACTCCAAAGCGCAGCTGACTGCAATACATTTAATTATCGGTACTCTTCAGAGGATGAATGTATTTGGTGTTGAGAACAGGGATACATTAACACACAAGGCCACTGGA TTCTCTGCAAAACTTCTGAAAAAACCTGATCAATGCAGAGCAGTTTATGCCTGTTCGCATCTATTTTGGGCTGATGATCATGATGGCATCAAAGATGGAGAAAG GGTCCTGCTCTGCCTAAAGCGTGCCTTGAGGATTGCAAATGCTGCTCAGCAGATGGCTAATGTTACAAGAGGTAGCAACGGGCCAGTCATACTCTTTGTTGAAATATTAAACAA GTACATATACTATTTTGAGAAAGGAAACCTGCAGGTTACTAGTGCTGCAATTCAGAGTTTGGTGGAATTAATTAATACAGAAATGGAAAGCGACTCTGCAACCCCAGATTCAGCTGCAACTGCATTCTTTGCCAGCACAGTTCGGTATATTCAATTCCAGAAACAAAAGGGTGGTCTTATGGGTGAGAAATATGAATCCATCAAGGTCTGA
- the LOC126676814 gene encoding uncharacterized protein LOC126676814 isoform X1, whose product MKTKALAVRRPDKPYRPSSSTTTSTVRALPPPITDHNLNALGEDSQKIMDVEISSDSDGGENIMDGGSSDVDLIYTCLKCRNGGNLLNCCGDGCAVCLHGSCIPCGPSYDENGKFYCPHCWYRTHRATVDEWKKKALTAKDYLVKFIDFNPVYVEKLNDGKGHGGDSKVVPVMEGENECSEHLDRTDVDGDVGKKIGEVKKDHRNDKNLKISDDDRSRELTEHKTISGTYEFEDLDDEVMEQEGQDNEQVADEVRILGGEEKALADGHQAEEDTIHDGPLHGLVGELESKSLNVSRGNQVREDNEEGMHADAPAANNMTAAVKQETNNNEIRQNKSPVHSQCTSAKDDRDRMEESISLQKSRQLKDSDKMLMFVPSPKRKRMKWTPEEEDMLKEGVHKFSSKVNKNLPWRKILDFGRHMFHETRTPSDLKDKWRNMGAKSG is encoded by the exons ATGAAAACTAAAGCACTCGCCGTGCGTCGCCCCGATAAACCTTACCGGCCGTCGTCGTCAACCACCACCTCCACCGTAAGGGCTCTTCCTCCTCCCATTACG GATCATAATCTTAATGCATTAGGAGAAGATAGTCAGAAAATTATGGATGTAGAAATATCAAGTGACAGTGACGGTGGAGAAAATATTATGGATGGTGGTTCTAGTGATGTTGATCTTATATACACGTGTTTAAAATGCCGTAACGGCGGAAATTTGCTTAATTGCTGTGGCGATGGCTGTGCTGTTTGTCTTCATGGTAGTTGTATTCCCTGCGGCCCTAGCTACGATGAAAATGGAAAGTTTTATTGCCCTCATTGTTGGTATAGAACTCATCGAGCTACGGTCGATGAGTGGAAGAAGAAGGCTTTGACTGCTAAGGATTATTTGGTCAAGTTTATAGATTTTAACCCTGTTTATGTAGAGAAGCTAAATGATGGGAAAGGGCATGGGGGTGATTCAAAAGTTGTACCAGTTATGGAGGGGGAAAATGAATGCTCTGAGCATTTGGACAGGACTGATGTTGATGGTGATGTGGGGAAAAAGATCGGGGAAGTGAAGAAAGACCATCGAAATGATAAGAATTTGAAGATATCTGATGATGATCGAAGTAGAGAATTAACTGAACATAAAACAATATCTGGAACTTATGAGTTTGAAGATTTAGATGATGAAGTGATGGAGCAAGAAGGCCAGGATAATGAACAAGTTGCTGATGAAGTTAGGATTCTTGGAGGAGAAGAAAAAGCACTTGCAGATGGCCACCAGGCAGAAGAAGATACCATTCATGATGGTCCACTTCATGGATTAGTAGGAGAGTTAGAATCTAAATCTTTAAACGTATCTAGAGGAAACCAGGTGAGGGAGGATAATGAAGAAGGAATGCATGCGGATGCACCTGCAGCCAATAATATGACTGCTGCAGTGAAGCAGGAAACTAACAACAATGAAATTCGACAAAATAAATCACCAGTTCATTCACAATGCACCTCGGCAAAAGATGATAGGgaccggatggaggaatcaatTTCATTGCAGAAGTCTAGACAGTTGAAAGATTCTGATAAGATGCT TATGTTTGTACCATCTCCAAAGCGTAAAAGAATGAAATGGACACCAGAAGAGGAAGACATGCTAAAG GAAGGTGTGCATAAATTTTCAtctaaagttaataaaaatCTTCCTTGGCGGAAAATTTTGGACTTTGGTCGTCATATGTTTCATGAAACACGAACACCTTCTGATCTCAAAGATAAGTGGAGGAACATGGGGGCGAAGAGTGGTTAG
- the LOC126664214 gene encoding uncharacterized protein LOC126664214, whose amino-acid sequence MRTKSLARRPIKNSRLSPSATAPTDHNINALREDSSNTMAVEILSENDGGEDYMGSDSSDDEFIYSCLKCNNGDNLLMCCGDGCAICLHRHCIPCGPKYEDGNFYCPYCWYKLHQARTQEWKTKILSAKSSLRKFMDLDPVEVEKHSDGKGNVGNSNVGPVMEEAVTYCMHLDRTDVDDDVRKGTEEVEKDHQNDENVKISDDDPRTVSTEPEKISETRELEDLDDKVMEQGQGNEQVADKVVILGGEEQELVDGHHAEKDTIHEGWLHGSAAEVESKSLNLSKGNQAREDNEEQMHVDAPAANNVTVAVRQETNENAVVHEKTSVHSHNTSAKDGRDRMEESISLEKSRQSKDSDKMLMNAPFSKHKRIRWTPEEEDMLREGVHNFSSKVNKNLPWRKILDFGRHIFDKSRTPSDLKDKWRKVGAKTG is encoded by the exons ATGAGAACTAAATCTTTGGCCCGTCGCCCCATTAAAAATTCTCGCCTGTCTCCCTCAGCCACCGCTCCCACC GATCATAATATTAATGCATTACGAGAAGATAGTTCGAATACGATGGCTGTAGAAATTTTAAGTGAGAATGATGGAGGGGAAGATTACATGGGTAGTGATTCCAGTGATGATGAATTTATATACAGTTGTTTAAAATGTAACAACGGAGATAATTTGCTCATGTGCTGTGGTGATGGTTGTGCTATTTGCCTTCATCGCCACTGTATTCCCTGCGGTCCTAAATATGAAGACGGAAACTTTTATTGCCCTTATTGTTGGTACAAACTTCATCAGGCCAGGACCCAGGAGTGGAAGACGAAGATTTTGTCTGCTAAGAGTTCTTTGCGCAAGTTTATGGATTTGGACCCTGTTGAAGTAGAGAAGCATAGTGATGGAAAAGGGAATGTGGGTAATTCAAATGTTGGACCAGTTATGGAGGAGGCAGTTACCTACTGCATGCATTTGGATAGGACTGATGTTGATGATGATGTGCGTAAAGGGACTGAGGAAGTAGAAAAAGACCATCAAAATGATGAGAATGTGAAGATATCTGATGATGATCCACGTACAGTATCAACTGAACCTGAAAAGATCTCTGAAACTCGAGAGTTAGAAGATTTAGACGATAAAGTGATGGAGCAAGGCCAGGGTAATGAACAAGTTGCTGACAAAGTTGTGATTCTTGGAGGAGAAGAACAGGAACTTGTAGATGGCCACCATGCAGAAAAAGATACCATCCATGAGGGTTGGCTTCATGGATCAGCAGCAGAGGTTGAATCTAAATCTTTAAACTTATCTAAAGGAAACCAGGCGAGGGAGGATAACGAAGAACAAATGCATGTGGATGCACCTGCAGCCAATAATGTGACTGTTGCAGTGCGACAGGAAACTAATGAGAATGCTGTTGTTCATGAAAAAACATCAGTTCATTCACACAACACCTCAGCAAAAGATGGTAGGGACCGGATGGAGGAATCGATTTCATTAGAGAAGTCTAGACAGTCCAAAGATTCTGATAAGATGCT TATGAATGCACCATTTTCGAAGCATAAAAGAATTCGATGGACACCAGAAGAGGAAGATATGCTAAGG GAAGGGGTGCATAATTTTTCTTCTAAAGTCAATAAGAATCTTCCTTGGCGGAAAATTTTGGACTTTGGTCGTCATATTTTCGATAAATCACGAACACCTTCTGATCTTAAAGATAAGTGGAGGAAGGTGGGGGCCAAGACTGGTTAG
- the LOC126664213 gene encoding protein kinase STUNTED-like, with protein MLLPRRNISGGYLLVVLISNAIYYIQTSDINLMEELTSTLTTSHFSTGYLNSELVRVSEFDHQLLVLLQLSDTDSDFLENLMKTIHSKACSRGLVKKNVLRRVIKLYAARVILVINSDDYLRKRFSLVRCLAGKLPEMAILQAVHGRKIVFKRSVIRQLGGFELNSEPKFFPDENKNSSNSGSDEFSRSDEASVNDENEYKDGVSLKSISIVRRELPESSNLGWPLCRKTMGPAALRSMSLVEWVMSLPKRSLMDTDSDETDKSFSTKTGESIRNECIVEESDGRSINSENQAYGLCQEFSSNSKYELAEESEQLTPGWPLLRIKTSESVDSSREYESSIASTGTCEIDLSFKEVENSAEENFCEWEPPGELKMKKKLVLKLKSSGCKQFSFKELAKATRNFSSENLIGEGGCSNVYRGSIRRGKLMAVKVLKEYKEAWNDFYLEVNIICSVRHKHITHLIGVCIEDSHLILVYNFLSKGSLEECLQGHDEKSILPWKMRFRAAVAVAEALNYLHDGCPRPVIHRDVKSSNILFSNDFDPQLSDFGLATWGPRDSASMISSDVVGTFGYIAPEYFMHGRVSDKTDIYSFGIVLLELLTGKMPISSQVIKGQQSLVKWAMPLLENGDLEDLLDSKLGGDFNIAQMQRMVLAATLCIKQSPRLRPKASQVLELLREENDINEWINAYANDLKDFSNDEVDDFSVKLDHNQCLDISSLVSDNNDESLRSVKNRPRLRLKDHLKERLD; from the exons ATGTTGCTTCCCAGAAGAAATATTAGTGGCGGCTATTTATTAGTAGTATTAATATCAAATGCCATATACTATATCCAAACATCAGACATTAATTTGATGGAAGAACTAACATCAACTCTAACGACCAGCCATTTTTCTACAGGATATCTCAACAGTGAACTCGTACGAGTCTCCGAGTTTGACCACCAATTATTAGTCTTGCTCCAACTTTCTGATACAG ATAGTGATTTCTTGGAAAATTTAATGAAAACTATTCATTCAAAAGCTTGTTCTAGAGGATTAGTGAAGAAg AATGTTTTAAGGAGAGTGATCAAGCTTTATGCAGCCAGGGTAATTTTAGTGATAAATTCAGATGATTACCTCAG GAAACGATTTTCACTGGTTAGATGTCTCGCCGGAAAATTACCAGAAATGGCCATTCTTCAGGCAGTCCATGGGAGGAAGATCGTCTTCAAGCGGAGTGTAATTCGTCAGCTTGGAG GCTTCGAATTGAATTCAGAACCAAAGTTTTTTCCTGATGAAAACAAAAATAGTTCAAATTCCGGATCTGATGAGTTTTCAAGGAGCGATGAAGCTTCCGTGAATGATGAGAACGAATACAAGGACGGGGTttctttgaaatcaatttctatAGTCAGAAGAGAATTGCCAGAATCATCGAATCTCGGTTGGCCTCTCTGTCGAAAAACTATGGGTCCTGCAGCTTTAAGAAGTATGTCTCTGGTAGAATGGGTCATGAGTCTACCCAAGCGAAGCTTAATGGATACAGATTCTGATGAAACCGACAAGTCCTTTAGTACGAAAACAGGAGAATCTATTAGAAACGAGTGTATCGTCGAAGAATCAGATGGTAGAAGCATCAATAGTGAGAATCAGGCGTATGGATTATGTCAAGAATTCtcttcaaattcaaaatatgaGCTTGCAGAAGAATCTGAGCAGTTAACACCTGGCTGGCCTCTCCTCCGCATAAAGACTTCTGAGAGTGTTGATTCGTCGAGAGAGTATGAATCTAGCATTGCTTCTACAGGCACCTGTGAGATTGATTTGTCTTTCAAAGAAGTAGAAAATTCTGCTGAAGAAAATTTCTGCGAATGGGAACCTCCAGGGGAgctgaagatgaagaagaaattAGTCCTGAAATTGAAATCTTCTGGCTGCAAACAGTTCAGCTTTAAGGAGCTAGCCAAAGCAACTCGTAACTTTTCCTCAG AGAACTTGATTGGTGAGGGAGGTTGTAGCAATGTGTATAGAGGATCCATTCGCCGGGGCAAGCTAATGGCAGTAAAGGTACTAAAAGAGTACAAGGAAGCTTGGAATGACTTCTACTTAGAAGTAAACATCATATGTTCAGTAAGGCACAAGCATATCACACATCTGATTGGTGTCTGCATAGAAGATAGCCATTTAATTTTGGTCTATAACTTCTTGTCCAAAGGAAGCTTAGAGGAATGCTTACAAG GCCATGATGAGAAGTCTATACTGCCATGGAAGATGAGATTCAGAGCAGCAGTTGCAGTAGCCGAGGCTCTAAATTACCTACACGATGGATGTCCTCGCCCTGTTATTCACAGAGACGTGAAGTCCTCTAACATTCTCTTCTCCAACGACTTTGATCCGCAG TTATCTGATTTTGGACTTGCAACATGGGGACCTAGAGATTCAGCTTCCATGATAAGCAGTGATGTAGTTGGAACATTTGGATACATAGCTCCAGAATATTTCATGCATGGTAGGGTTAGTGATAAAACCGACATATACTCCTTTGGTATAGTGCTCCTCGAATTGCTAACCGGAAAAATGCCGATCAGTTCCCAAGTTATAAAAGGACAGCAAAGCCTGGTCAAATGG GCGATGCCCTTACTGGAGAACGGGGATTTAGAAGACCTACTTGACTCAAAACTGGGCGGAGATTTTAACATAGCTCAAATGCAGAGAATGGTTCTAGCTGCAACTCTCTGCATCAAACAGTCGCCCAGATTACGTCCAAAAGCAAGTCAGGTACTAGAGCTACTGAGGGAGGAAAATGATATAAACGAATGGATAAATGCATATGCTAATGATCTAAAAGACTTTTCAAACGACGAAGTGGATGATTTCTCGGTGAAACTTGATCATAACCAATGCTTGGATATTTCATCTCTGGTTTCGGATAATAATGATGAATCTCTAAGAAGTGTGAAAAACAGGCCGCGTTTAAGATTAAAGGACCATTTAAAAGAACGGCTGGATTAA